A DNA window from Vigna angularis cultivar LongXiaoDou No.4 chromosome 1, ASM1680809v1, whole genome shotgun sequence contains the following coding sequences:
- the LOC108328464 gene encoding phosphoinositide phosphatase SAC6 yields MSMMMEKAESGQKLYTKMRLWEFPNQYVIEPTDGSSSGSYLSVSRKDGSIKLIDEISESSTLRVPKIFTIYGVAGMLRLLEGSYLLAITGRECVGSYLGHPIFKVSSLKVFPCDCSQHNIPSEQQKKTEIDFSGILRVAEKTTGLFFSYDANLTLSTQRLNDLGDESRSLPLWRQAEPRFLWNNYLLEGLIENKLDPYLLPIVQGSFHHFESAIGKDIIEITLIARRCTRRNGTRMWRRGADPDGYVANFVETEQIMKINGYTGSIVQVRGSIPLPWQQIVDLTYKPKYELLNHEEAPRVLERHFLDLRKKYGSVLAIDLVNEHGGEGRLCEKYGKTMQHVSGNDVRYLHFDFHHVCGHIHFDRLSILYDQISDFIERNGYLLLNEKGEKMKEQLGVVRTNCIDCLDRTNVTQSMIGRNMLEFQLRRIGIFGAEETISSHPNLDDSYKILWANHGDDISTQYTGTPALKGDFVRFGHRTMQGIVNDGVNALMRYYLNNFCDGTKQDAIDLLQGHFIVSANREHSPSQNQGIEAIASFPLALGLVLTGFFFTLMSLTQVRYDFKHLFFSLVWASISVGIAAFVKANGRVFCNRPRLHKPRC; encoded by the exons ATGTCAATGATGATGGAGAAGGCAGAGTCTGGACAGAAGCTATACACGAAAATGCGGCTTTGGGAATTTCCGAATCAGTATGTGATTGAACCAACAGATGGATCTTCTTCGGGTTCTTATTTGTCAGTTAGTCGAAAAGATGGCTCCATCAAGCTCATTG ATGAGATTTCTGAAAGCAGTACCCTTCGAGTTCctaaaattttcacaatttaTGGGGTGGCTGGGATGTTGCGGCTTTTGGAGG GATCGTATTTGCTGGCTATAACCGGGCGTGAATGTGTTGGATCCTACTTGGGACATCCAATTTTCAAAGTTTCATCTCTAAAGGTTTTTCCATGTGATTGTTCCCAACACAATATCCCTTCTGAACAACAG AAGAAGACAGAGATCGATTTTTCTGGGATATTAAGAGTTGCTGAGAAGACTACGGGTCTGTTCTTCTCGTACGACGCCAATTTAACACTCAG TACCCAAAGGCTAAATGACCTTGGTGACGAGTCTAGGTCGCTTCCCCTTTGGAGACAG GCAGAGCCTCGATTTCTATGGAATAATTATCTGTTGGAAGGGCTCATAGAGAACAAG CTTGACCCATACTTACTCCCTATCGTCCAAGGCA GTTTTCATCACTTTGAATCTGCTATCGGGAAAGATATTATTGAAATCACGTTAATCGCTAGGAGATGCACGAGAAGAAATg GAACCCGAATGTGGAGAAGAGGAGCTGATCCTGATGGATATGTGGCTAATTTTGTGGAAACAGAGCAAATTATGAAGATCAATGGGTATACAGGATCAATTGTTCAG GTTCGTGGTTCAATTCCGCTGCCTTGGCAGCAAATTGTTGACTTAACATATAAACCGAAGTATGAATTACTGAACCATGAGGAAGCT CCCCGAGTTTTGGAGAGGCATTTCTTagatttaagaaaaaagtaTGGGTCTGTGTTAGCTATTGACCTAGTTAACGAG CACGGAGGAGAAGGTCGGCTATGCGAAAAATATGGAAAGACAATGCAACATGTATCTGGTAATGATGTCAG atATCTGCATTTCGATTTCCATCACGTTTGCGGGCACATCCATTTTGATCGTCTTTCAATCCTTTATGATCAAATATCTGATTTTATTGAGAGAAATGg ATACCTTCTATTGAATGAAAAGGGAGAGAAAATGAAGGAGCAACTTGGGGTTGTGAGAACCAATTGTATTGATTGTCTAGACCGTACAAATGTTACTCAG AGCATGATAGGCAGAAATATGCTAGAATTCCAGCTTAGAAGAATTGGGATCTTTGGTGCCGAGGAAACCATTAGTTCACATCCAAATCTAGATGACAGCTATAAGATCT TGTGGGCTAATCATGGGGATGATATAAGTACTCAATATACAGGCACTCCTGCTCTCAAAGGAGACTTTGTCCG ATTTGGGCATCGCACAATGCAGGGGATAGTAAATGATGGTGTGAATGCTCTTATGCGCTATTATTTGAATAACTTCTGTGATGGAACAAAGCAG GATGCAATTGATCTCTTACAAGGGCATTTCATAGTTTCTGCCAACCGAGAACATAGTCCTTCTCAGAATCAAGGCATTGAAGCTATTGCT TCATTTCCTCTGGCTTTGGGTCTGGTTTTGACTGGCTTTTTTTTCACACTCATGTCGTTGACGCAAG TCAGATATGATTTTAAGCACTTGTTCTTCTCACTTGTGTGGGCAAGCATTAGTGTTGGTATAGCAGCATTTGTGAAGGCCAATGGTCGCGTTTTCTGCAACAGACCTCGCCTACACAAGCCCCGGTGTTGA
- the LOC108340526 gene encoding pterocarpan synthase 1 — translation MRRSNQDMMASSHNYVVGVIVFAIIQLKGIAGSHEHLQQLKSLHFSLFQHETINKTGYIIVDGIKGGAGVSQTTTPFGTLFAFQDPLTVAANRSSKLVGISEGTTVTSSLDGLRSISIAKLTLRLKNHKGSLSVVGVTDNVKSSNLPVVGGTEDFLFVQGYVTSSPVDLTGLTVVYKIQFHLYWPPYATPSS, via the coding sequence ATGAGAAGAAGCAACCAAGATATGATGGCTTCCTCACACAACTATGTTGTTGGTGTTATAGTTTTTGCCATAATCCAACTGAAAGGCATTGCAGGCTCCCATGAGCATCTCCAACAGCTGAAATCCCTTCACTTCTCACTGTTTCAACATGAGACCATAAACAAAACAGGGTATATCATAGTGGATGGTATTAAAGGAGGAGCAGGAGTGAGTCAAACCACAACCCCTTTTGGCACCTTATTTGCCTTTCAGGACCCTTTGACAGTTGCAGCCAACAGATCCTCCAAACTGGTTGGGATCTCAGAAGGAACTACAGTCACATCTAGTCTTGACGGCCTTCGAAGCATTTCGATTGCAAAGCTAACTCTTCGTTTGAAGAATCACAAGGGCTCCCTTTCTGTTGTTGGTGTCACAGATAACGTCAAATCTTCCAATCTTCCAGTCGTAGGAGGCACTGAAGATTTCTTGTTTGTGCAAGGCTATGTTACGTCTTCTCCTGTTGATCTTACGGGTCTCACCGTTGTCTACAAgattcaatttcatctttactGGCCTCCCTATGCCACTCCATCCTCGTGA